One part of the Bombus terrestris chromosome 13, iyBomTerr1.2, whole genome shotgun sequence genome encodes these proteins:
- the LOC105666417 gene encoding balbiani ring protein 3, translating to MRIKFVGMKYLLLLIIALLAVTGNAFAAIHEIPTKCPESSGKTVQLAHEHDCTKFYVCSNGQKQLWNCAEFSPRQKLHFDPELQNCTFPWEANCASRAPDCSREEFIQPHPSNCRSYYKCENGKKVLKMCDEGQLFNFDSLECVDKNATKCKVYDSCPTGKLLEAVLLPHECNHKYKSLYYECVDGQYVERECASGQVFNNRRRQCVSDVYCPENGTKYIPDKTDCTLYYECVNGVKTQKTCEDGLSFNEMKGMCTWPPGSECSLNLFKQTESATSFLLDATKENIMLKCPANGNAFVPHERSCTKYYACVDGRQFIENCPDGMIYDYIRKVCDAPYAAVCKNVMTHYEIQLRGIDSNCHYSNDCPAYGSKRFKHEKDCRLYYDCKNGYKCLRSCFKEYVFNPLIESCDIPKNNPDCLTSGGSDPSENECDCGCKNWIRRFPNPKNCSLYYECENGKKVSKECAPNLQYNRDSQSCTYPKDAKCSIPGCEEGKFYHHDYECNKYYVCRHGEKKPQYCSSGQKFDWVDLECKPSDRVRCYPEGIVDGCEGKCSSTDTTLPHENCRKYCKCENGNSMVEICPNKQFYDRETHKCEWPENLHNVSCEPFPCWLNSMGTNIPHKCHCDKYYRCRDGMKYLVFCKDGKYFDYEQERCVDSAEAHCYANRP from the exons atgagaataaaatttgttggaATGAAAT aTTTACTATTACTGATCATTGCCCTTTTGGCAGTGACGGGGAACGCTTTTGCCGCAATACACGAAATTCCAACAAAATGCCCAGAATCTTCAGGCAAAACCGTACAGCTCGCTCACGAACACGATTGTACCAAGTTTTACGTGTGTTCCAATGGGCAGAAACAACTCTGGAATTGCGCAGAATTTTCCCCAAGACAGAAGCTACATTTCGACCCTGAACTTCAAAATTGTACTTTCCCCTGGGAGGCAAATTGCGCGTCGAGAGCACCGGATTGTTCAAGGGAGGAATTTATACAACCTCATCCCTCCAACTGCAGATCATATTACAAATGCGAGAACGGGAAAAAAGTCCTAAAAATGTGTGACGAGGGACAGCTGTTTAATTTCGACTCTTTAGAATGCGTAGACAAAAATGCCACCAAGTGTAAAGTTTATGATTCATGTCCAACGGGTAAATTGTTGGAGGCTGTACTTCTCCCACACGAATGTAATCACAAATACAAATCTCTGTATTACGAATGTGTCGATGGGCAATACGTTGAAAGAGAATGCGCGTCGGGTCAAGTGTTCAATAATAGACGCAGACAATGCGTGTCTGACGTCTATTGTCCTGAAAACGGTACTAAATATATTCCTGACAAGACGGATTGCACTTTGTATTACGAATGTGTGAATGGTGTTAAAACACAGAAAACGTGCGAAGATGGATTATCTTTCAACGAAATGAAAGGTATGTGTACTTGGCCACCGGGTAGCGAATGTTCTTTGAACTTGTTCAAACAAACCGAGTCGGCTACATCTTTTTTACTTGACGCAACCAAGGAAAATATCATGCTGAAATGTCCAGCGAATGGAAATGCGTTCGTGCCTCACGAACGCTCTTGCACCAAATATTACGCTTGCGTGGACGGACGTCAGTTTATTGAAAATTGTCCGGACGGTATGATATACGACTATATTAGAAAAGTTTGCGATGCTCCGTATGCTGCCGTATGTAAGAATGTAATGACTCATTACGAGATTCAATTGCGAGGTATAGATTCAAATTGTCATTATTCGAATGATTGTCCAGCATACGGTAGTAAACGCTTTAAACATGAAAAAGATTGCAGGTTGTATTACGATTGTAAAAATGGTTACAAATGTCTTCGGTCGTGTTTTAAAGAATACGTCTTCAATCCATTAATCGAATCGTGTGATATACCAAAGAATAACCCTGATTGCTTAACTTCAGGCGGCTCTGATCCATCAGAAAACGAGTGTGATTGTGGTTGTAAGAATTGGATTCGCCGTTTCCCTAATCCCAAAAATTGCTCTCTATATTACGAGTGTGAAAATGGTAAGAAAGTGTCGAAGGAATGCGCTCCGAATCTTCAATACAATCGTGATAGTCAGAGTTGTACCTATCCAAAAGATGCAAAATGCAGCATCCCCGGTTGCGAAGAAGGAAAGTTTTATCATCATGACTATGAATGCAATAAATATTACGTATGTCGCCACGGTGAGAAAAAACCGCAGTACTGTTCATCTGGGCAAAAATTTGATTGGGTAGATTTGGAATGCAAGCCATCAGACAGGGTTCGCTGTTATCCCGAAGGGATTGTGGATGGCTGCGAAGGCAAATGTTCCTCAACAGAtaccacgttgccccacgaaaATTGCCGCAAGTATTGTAAATGCGAAAATGGAAACTCCATGGTTGAAATTTGTCCTAACAAACAATTTTACGATCGGGAAACACACAAATGCGAGTGGCCAGAAAATCTGCATAACGTGTCATGCGAACCTTTCCCGTGCTGGCTTAATTCTATGGGAACCAATATTCCACATAAATGCCACTGTGACAAATACTACAGATGCAGAGACGGAATGAAATATCTCGTATTCTGCAAGGACGGAAAATACTTTGACTATGAACAAGAAAGATGCGTTGACAGTGCAGAAGCTCACTGCTACGCGAATAGACCATGA